In Streptomyces dangxiongensis, one DNA window encodes the following:
- the bldG gene encoding anti-sigma factor antagonist BldG: MDLSLSTRTVGDRTVVEVGGEIDVYTAPKLREQLVELVNDGNFHLVVDMEGVDFLDSTGLGVLVGGLKRVRAHEGSLRLVCNQERILKIFRITGLTKVFPIHTSVDEAVSATD, encoded by the coding sequence GTGGACCTGTCCCTGTCGACCCGTACCGTCGGCGATCGTACGGTCGTCGAGGTCGGTGGCGAAATCGACGTATATACCGCGCCCAAGCTGCGCGAGCAGCTGGTCGAGCTGGTGAACGACGGGAATTTCCACCTCGTCGTCGACATGGAGGGCGTGGACTTCCTCGACTCCACCGGACTCGGCGTGCTGGTCGGCGGCCTGAAGCGGGTAAGGGCCCATGAGGGCTCGCTGCGCCTGGTCTGCAACCAGGAGCGCATTCTGAAGATCTTCCGTATCACCGGCCTCACCAAGGTGTTCCCGATCCACACCTCGGTCGATGAAGCGGTATCGGCCACCGACTGA